The Nocardia sp. NBC_01503 sequence CGGTCCGCCAATTCACCCGATGATAGGTGGCGCTGATACCGAAGACGCCGCAGACGGTCAGCCCGTAGACCGCGGTCGACCAGGCGGCGGTGGCGGAGACGGTCGATGCCACGCTGACCAGGACGATCACCGCGATGGCGGCGATGCCCACGGCCCAGGCGTGAATCCATCCCCGCATGCGCGGTTTGATCAGCGCGAGTTCGTCGTGAATGGTCGTGAGCCCCTTCTCGACGAGGCCGGGCTCGTGGAGCGGGGCGTCCGCCGCGGGGGCGGAGGGTCGCACGGTGTCGGACACAAGTTCCTCCTCGGTAACCTACGGTACCGTAGGTTCGCGGTTCTGATGCCAAGGCGCCAACTGATTTGGTGCGTTCGGGGTAACTCGTCGGGGACGGGCCAACCCGGGGTCCTTGGGGCCGCCGGTCCGGTACGAGAATGGTGGGGCACATAACCGGTCGGCTTAAATCGCGGGGAGGCGGGCTAGCGTAGTGTTCCTCGGCGTGAAGCTTGCGAGTCAGGTGCGCGGACTGCCGTATCGCATTTACGAGGCCCGGCTGACCAAGCAGTTGGCAGGTAAGCAGCATCCGCGCCACGTTGCGGTGATGTGCGATGGTAATCGGCGCTGGGCGCGCGAGAACGGCTTCACCGATGTGAGTCACGGGCATCGGGTGGGTGCGCTCAAAATCGCCGAGCTGGTCGGCTGGTGCGGTGAGTCCGGGATCGAGATGGTCACCGTCTACCTGCTCTCCACCGAGAACCTGCGCCGCGATCAAGACGAGTTGGACACCCTCTTCGAGGTCATCACCGATGTGGTCGACGAACTCTCCGCGCCGGAACAGAATTCCAGCGTCCGCATCGTCGGCGCGCTCGATCAGTTGCCCGAGGAGGTGGCCGGGCGATTGCGGGAGGCCGCCAAACGCACCAGTGGCCGCAGCGGCGTACATGTGAATGTGGCCATCGGCTACGGCGGCCGCCAGGAGATCACCGATGCGGTGCGCTCCCTGGTGCGTCAGGAGATCGAGGCGGGGGAGACCGGCGAGGATCTGGTGCAATCGATCACCGTCGACGCCATCGGGCAGCACCTGTACACCTCCGGACAGCCCGATCCGGATCTGGTCATCCGCACCTCCGGTGAGCAGCGGCTCTCCGGATTCCTGTTGTGGCAGAGCGCCTATTCGGAGATCTGGTTCACCGAGGCGTACTGGCCGGAGTTCCGCCGCGTCGACTTCCTGCGCGCCCTGCGCGATTTCGCCGCCCGGCACCGCCGCTTCGGTGTTTGATTGCCTCCGCTGCGCTGCTGTGTTT is a genomic window containing:
- a CDS encoding isoprenyl transferase, whose amino-acid sequence is MKLASQVRGLPYRIYEARLTKQLAGKQHPRHVAVMCDGNRRWARENGFTDVSHGHRVGALKIAELVGWCGESGIEMVTVYLLSTENLRRDQDELDTLFEVITDVVDELSAPEQNSSVRIVGALDQLPEEVAGRLREAAKRTSGRSGVHVNVAIGYGGRQEITDAVRSLVRQEIEAGETGEDLVQSITVDAIGQHLYTSGQPDPDLVIRTSGEQRLSGFLLWQSAYSEIWFTEAYWPEFRRVDFLRALRDFAARHRRFGV